The following coding sequences are from one Devosia neptuniae window:
- the phnA gene encoding phosphonoacetate hydrolase, with the protein MNQMSPIAVNANGRSYPWPRVPAIAICLDGCEPAYLDEAIKAGLMPALERIKAKGTVRTAFSVIPSFTNPNNMSIATGRPPAVHGICGNYLYNPETGEEVMMNDPKFLRAPTVFQAFYDAGARVAVVTAKDKLRSLLGHGLHFNEDRAICFSSEKSDTTIMAQHGIDNASKWLGRPVPEVYSAELSEFVFAAGVKLLREWRPDVMYLTTTDYVQHKYAPGVKQANDFYEMFDRYLAELDALGATIVVTADHGMKPKHHADGSPNVVYVQDLLDEWLGKDAARVILPITDPYVVHHGALGSFATAYLPKGADRADIIARLQGVEDMILVVDREEACRRFELPEDRIGDIVMISGENKTIGTSEHRHDLAALNEPLRSHGGLTEQAVPFITNRVLPDQPEAPALRNFDAFYYATLAAAQPAN; encoded by the coding sequence ATGAACCAGATGTCCCCAATTGCGGTGAATGCGAACGGACGCAGTTATCCTTGGCCGCGCGTGCCGGCAATTGCTATCTGCCTGGACGGCTGTGAGCCGGCCTATCTGGACGAGGCGATCAAGGCCGGATTGATGCCGGCGCTGGAGCGGATCAAGGCCAAGGGTACGGTGCGGACCGCATTCAGCGTCATTCCCAGCTTTACCAACCCCAATAATATGTCGATTGCGACCGGGCGGCCGCCGGCCGTGCACGGCATTTGCGGCAACTACCTCTACAACCCGGAGACGGGTGAAGAGGTGATGATGAATGACCCCAAGTTCCTGCGGGCGCCGACAGTGTTCCAGGCGTTCTACGACGCTGGCGCCAGGGTGGCCGTGGTGACGGCCAAGGACAAGCTGCGCTCGCTGCTCGGCCACGGACTGCACTTTAACGAAGATCGGGCGATCTGCTTTTCGTCGGAAAAATCCGACACCACCATAATGGCGCAGCACGGCATCGACAACGCTTCCAAATGGCTGGGCCGGCCGGTGCCGGAAGTTTATTCGGCCGAATTGTCGGAATTCGTGTTTGCGGCGGGGGTGAAGCTGCTCAGAGAATGGCGTCCCGACGTCATGTATCTTACCACCACCGATTATGTGCAGCACAAATACGCACCAGGGGTGAAGCAGGCCAACGACTTCTACGAGATGTTCGACCGCTACCTGGCGGAGCTGGACGCGCTGGGCGCCACCATCGTAGTGACCGCCGATCATGGCATGAAGCCCAAGCACCATGCGGACGGTTCGCCCAATGTGGTCTATGTGCAGGACCTGCTCGACGAGTGGCTGGGCAAGGACGCGGCCCGGGTCATTCTGCCGATTACCGACCCCTATGTGGTGCACCACGGGGCGCTGGGCTCGTTCGCCACTGCCTACCTGCCCAAGGGCGCTGACCGCGCCGATATCATCGCCCGGTTGCAGGGCGTCGAAGACATGATCCTGGTGGTCGATCGCGAAGAGGCCTGCCGCCGGTTCGAACTGCCGGAGGACCGGATCGGGGACATCGTGATGATCTCGGGCGAGAACAAGACCATCGGCACCAGTGAACACCGCCACGACCTGGCGGCGCTCAACGAGCCGTTGCGCTCGCATGGCGGGCTCACCGAACAGGCAGTGCCGTTCATCACCAACCGCGTACTGCCCGACCAACCCGAGGCGCCGGCCTTGCGCAATTTCGATGCGTTCTACTACGCGACACTGGCTGCCGCGCAGCCCGCAAATTAG
- a CDS encoding Na/Pi cotransporter family protein has product MHFSLILLHMAGATMLLLYAVHMVRMGMELAFGHTLRSMLGQAKRGQLAAAGGGLAMAVMLQSSTAVAMLACGFAASGILATPTGLALLLGADLGSALVVRILTFDLGWLLPVFLFAGGVMHLKLSGERVREAGRMVLGIGLVLLSLQLIAAATGPLRNSAMLPSLSAYLADDYLTAFLIGALFTWLVHSSVAAILMVSALAAQGLIPLEAGVPLVLGANLGGGLIAVWLSRGMPVAAQRLPMGNLLFRATGAVLALAVINTSGLSMQALGADPGAALVNFHLLFNAALALVSLPLVRIVGDLTCRLLPDRPVAGTAHRVSALDRSVIGTPHLALASATRELLRMGELVEVMVRPVTELIRAGDRAAILRVREMDETVNHTHTAIKLYLAELNRGQMSVQEAKRSIELTDFAINLEHVGDVIAKNLLVLAQERLDKNWRFSAEGWAELVALHERLIENMHLALNLLVTRDLPSARQLVVEKERMRRLHRHSYSEHLKRLQSGTPESIETSGMHLEIARGFKEINSLLVTVAYPILTESGDLLESRLSKVN; this is encoded by the coding sequence ATGCACTTCTCGCTCATCCTGCTCCATATGGCCGGCGCCACCATGCTGTTGCTTTACGCCGTACACATGGTGCGCATGGGTATGGAATTGGCCTTCGGCCACACCCTGCGCAGTATGCTCGGACAGGCCAAGCGGGGCCAGCTGGCAGCGGCAGGCGGTGGCCTGGCCATGGCAGTCATGCTGCAAAGTTCGACCGCGGTTGCCATGCTCGCCTGCGGATTTGCGGCGAGTGGAATTCTGGCAACGCCGACGGGATTGGCGCTGCTGCTCGGCGCCGATCTTGGTTCGGCCCTTGTCGTGCGAATTCTGACATTTGATCTGGGCTGGCTGTTACCGGTTTTCCTGTTCGCCGGCGGCGTCATGCACCTCAAGCTGTCGGGCGAACGGGTCCGCGAGGCCGGCCGGATGGTATTGGGCATAGGCTTGGTTCTTTTGTCGCTGCAACTCATCGCGGCGGCCACCGGGCCATTGCGCAACAGCGCCATGTTGCCGTCGCTATCCGCTTATCTGGCCGACGACTATTTGACGGCGTTCCTGATTGGCGCCCTGTTTACCTGGCTTGTGCATTCGAGTGTGGCCGCTATCCTCATGGTGTCGGCCCTGGCCGCCCAGGGGCTGATCCCGCTAGAGGCGGGCGTTCCGCTTGTCCTCGGTGCCAATCTCGGTGGCGGACTGATCGCCGTCTGGTTATCGCGCGGCATGCCAGTCGCGGCGCAACGCCTCCCGATGGGAAATCTGCTCTTTCGTGCGACAGGGGCCGTTCTGGCCCTTGCCGTCATCAATACCAGCGGCTTGTCGATGCAGGCGCTGGGGGCCGATCCCGGCGCGGCGCTGGTCAATTTCCATCTTCTGTTCAATGCCGCTCTGGCGCTGGTCAGCCTGCCACTGGTGCGGATCGTGGGCGATCTAACCTGTCGGTTGCTGCCGGACCGCCCCGTTGCTGGGACGGCGCATCGGGTCAGCGCGCTCGATCGCTCGGTCATCGGCACGCCGCATCTGGCGCTTGCCAGTGCGACGCGCGAATTGCTGCGCATGGGCGAGCTGGTCGAGGTGATGGTGCGGCCGGTCACGGAGTTGATACGAGCGGGCGACCGAGCAGCCATCCTGCGCGTGCGCGAAATGGACGAGACCGTCAACCACACCCATACCGCCATCAAACTCTACCTTGCCGAACTCAATCGAGGGCAGATGAGCGTGCAGGAAGCCAAGCGCAGCATCGAGCTGACCGACTTCGCCATCAACCTCGAACATGTCGGTGACGTCATCGCAAAGAACCTGCTCGTGCTGGCGCAGGAGCGTCTCGACAAGAACTGGCGCTTTTCCGCCGAGGGGTGGGCAGAGCTGGTCGCGTTGCATGAACGACTGATCGAGAACATGCACCTCGCGCTTAACCTGCTCGTAACCCGGGATCTTCCGTCGGCGCGTCAGCTTGTCGTTGAAAAGGAACGGATGCGGCGGCTGCACCGCCATAGTTATAGCGAGCATCTGAAACGCCTGCAGTCCGGAACTCCCGAGAGTATCGAGACCAGTGGCATGCATCTCGAGATTGCTCGCGGGTTCAAGGAAATCAACTCGCTGCTGGTCACTGTCGCCTACCCCATTCTGACCGAAAGCGGGGATCTACTGGAGAGCCGCCTCTCCAAGGTGAATTAA
- a CDS encoding LysR substrate-binding domain-containing protein: protein MAIVFTHLRSFHAVAENRGFTAAAGALNISQPTVTTQVKELEERYGVELLVRRGRRVELTETGAALFDITRRIMSLHGEAEELLLSSGQLTTGQLRVAAVGPFHATEMVARFLAKYPSIKVSMLLGNSDQTLDRILELESDVAILAHVVEDPRIYSVAFATHEVVAFVNSQHPWYDRQSITMAELAGQPLILRETGSTTRRAFEAAARQAGVPIEPLLEIGSREGVWKAVEQGLGIGVVADFEFVPHPHLKTVHIADAVIQTEYRLACLLERRHSPKIEAFMHSVLQP from the coding sequence GTGGCTATAGTATTCACTCACCTTCGCTCCTTCCATGCCGTCGCCGAAAACCGCGGCTTCACGGCCGCAGCTGGTGCTTTGAACATCAGCCAGCCGACCGTCACCACCCAGGTCAAAGAGCTTGAAGAGCGCTACGGGGTGGAACTTCTCGTGCGCCGCGGCCGTCGTGTAGAGCTGACGGAAACGGGTGCCGCGCTGTTCGATATCACCCGACGGATCATGAGCCTGCATGGCGAGGCCGAGGAACTTTTGCTCAGCAGCGGGCAATTGACCACCGGCCAGTTGCGGGTGGCGGCGGTGGGACCGTTTCATGCCACCGAGATGGTGGCGCGGTTCCTCGCAAAGTACCCCTCGATAAAAGTCAGCATGCTGCTGGGCAATTCCGACCAGACGCTGGATAGAATTCTGGAACTGGAATCGGACGTGGCGATCCTTGCCCATGTGGTCGAGGACCCTCGGATCTATTCGGTGGCTTTCGCCACGCACGAAGTCGTCGCGTTCGTCAATTCGCAACACCCCTGGTATGATCGCCAGAGTATCACAATGGCTGAGCTCGCCGGCCAGCCACTGATCCTGCGCGAAACCGGATCGACCACGCGTCGTGCGTTCGAAGCTGCCGCGCGGCAGGCTGGTGTGCCGATTGAGCCGCTGCTCGAGATTGGTAGCCGAGAAGGCGTGTGGAAGGCAGTCGAGCAGGGACTGGGCATTGGGGTTGTCGCGGATTTTGAGTTTGTGCCACACCCCCATCTCAAGACTGTCCACATTGCCGATGCGGTCATTCAAACCGAATACCGACTGGCCTGCCTGTTGGAGCGGCGTCATTCGCCCAAGATCGAGGCATTCATGCATTCCGTGCTGCAGCCCTGA
- a CDS encoding phosphonoacetaldehyde reductase, which produces MLAAAIGGRSYALVTYGEPYFRSLSAELEAKAGAPVLVIDDIAPNPDILLLEAQAGRFAGLSTPPEVVVALGGGSVIDSAKVFAAARGDFGVVDAYLNKRAGAETVKPLPLIAVPTTAGTGSEVTCWGTIWDNAAGLKYSLAHPGLYPEVALVDPDLMIGKPRDLTIQTGLDALSHALESLWNRNANPVSMAHAVAAAKGVLSTLPLLANDLRNPQLRDRMARAATLAGFAFSNTKSAIAHSLSYPITLRYGVPHGIACSFSLPMIMRGVKGDGGLCAEGLQAIFGNDIGNAANQLAATLTKLGVATNHSHYGIDDVEWRTLIDLAFDGERGQNFTGSREKLLAVAGFAEGTRRATA; this is translated from the coding sequence ATGCTCGCAGCCGCCATTGGAGGCCGCAGCTATGCGCTCGTAACCTATGGCGAACCATATTTCCGCTCGCTCTCGGCCGAGCTCGAGGCCAAGGCTGGCGCCCCGGTATTGGTCATCGACGATATCGCGCCAAACCCCGATATTTTGCTGCTTGAAGCGCAGGCGGGACGATTCGCCGGGCTGAGTACACCGCCCGAGGTCGTGGTCGCGCTCGGCGGCGGTTCGGTCATCGACTCTGCCAAGGTCTTTGCTGCAGCGCGGGGCGACTTCGGCGTGGTCGACGCCTATCTCAACAAGCGCGCTGGCGCCGAGACGGTAAAGCCTTTGCCGCTGATAGCCGTCCCCACCACGGCCGGGACTGGCAGTGAAGTCACCTGCTGGGGCACGATCTGGGACAATGCCGCCGGCCTCAAATATTCGCTGGCCCATCCGGGTCTCTATCCCGAAGTCGCACTCGTCGACCCTGACCTCATGATCGGCAAGCCGCGCGACCTGACCATCCAGACGGGCCTCGACGCCTTGTCCCACGCGCTGGAGAGCCTGTGGAACCGCAATGCCAATCCGGTGTCGATGGCGCATGCCGTTGCTGCCGCCAAAGGCGTGCTCTCGACATTGCCTCTTCTGGCCAATGATCTGCGCAATCCCCAATTGCGGGACCGCATGGCGCGTGCCGCAACGCTAGCTGGATTTGCCTTCTCAAACACCAAGTCGGCAATCGCGCATTCTCTGTCCTACCCCATCACGCTGCGTTACGGCGTACCGCACGGGATCGCCTGTTCCTTCTCGCTGCCGATGATCATGCGCGGCGTGAAGGGGGACGGCGGCCTATGCGCCGAAGGCCTGCAGGCCATCTTTGGCAACGATATTGGAAACGCTGCCAATCAGCTGGCGGCAACCTTGACCAAGCTGGGCGTCGCCACCAACCACAGCCATTACGGCATTGACGATGTGGAATGGCGGACGCTGATCGACCTCGCCTTCGACGGCGAGCGTGGCCAGAACTTCACCGGCAGCCGCGAAAAGCTCCTGGCGGTGGCGGGCTTCGCTGAGGGCACGCGAAGGGCGACCGCGTGA
- a CDS encoding bestrophin family protein encodes MVAVSLCAIGVYNIPPIAGFSVPWPIVVVLGTTVSLMAGFKNSQVLVRSAEALQAFAQISASSRMLSRFCADFTDEPTMRMLVFRHIAWMTALRHCLRRPMPWESMGRKANAEFRKRYHIVEDTTSLTHELETLLGREAAAKILASGMLAAPLQLLDSQGHQINLLFRDARLPPQVYAELLKLMRDFHDQQARCDRIKNSPYPRQYAIVSSMFVAIFCTLLPFGAVPVFAEMSKLGGVWSVISIWLTIPFSALLGWMYMSLDQVGESTSNPFEGGANDVPISQICREIEIELRAAMGETELPAPLLPRNGIAT; translated from the coding sequence ATGGTGGCGGTGAGCCTGTGTGCGATCGGGGTCTATAATATCCCCCCGATTGCCGGCTTCTCCGTGCCCTGGCCGATTGTCGTGGTGCTCGGCACGACGGTTTCGCTGATGGCCGGTTTCAAGAACTCGCAGGTGCTGGTGCGAAGTGCGGAGGCCCTGCAGGCCTTTGCGCAGATATCGGCGAGCAGCCGCATGCTGTCCCGGTTCTGCGCCGATTTCACCGATGAGCCAACCATGCGCATGCTGGTCTTCCGGCACATCGCCTGGATGACCGCACTGCGCCATTGCCTGCGCCGGCCGATGCCCTGGGAGTCGATGGGCCGCAAGGCCAATGCGGAATTTCGCAAGCGGTATCACATCGTCGAGGATACGACGTCGCTGACCCATGAATTGGAGACATTGCTGGGCAGGGAGGCGGCCGCAAAGATACTCGCCAGTGGCATGCTGGCTGCGCCGTTGCAGCTGCTCGACAGTCAAGGGCACCAGATCAATCTTCTGTTCCGCGACGCCCGCCTGCCGCCGCAGGTCTATGCCGAACTGCTCAAGCTGATGCGGGATTTCCACGACCAGCAGGCACGCTGCGACCGCATCAAGAACAGCCCTTATCCGCGCCAATATGCCATTGTCAGCTCGATGTTCGTAGCCATCTTCTGCACGCTGCTGCCGTTCGGCGCCGTGCCGGTCTTTGCGGAGATGAGCAAGCTTGGTGGCGTGTGGAGCGTGATTTCCATCTGGCTGACCATTCCGTTCAGCGCGCTGCTTGGCTGGATGTATATGTCGCTCGACCAAGTGGGCGAGAGCACATCAAATCCGTTCGAGGGCGGCGCGAACGACGTGCCGATCTCCCAGATCTGTCGTGAGATCGAGATCGAACTGCGCGCAGCGATGGGCGAGACGGAACTGCCCGCGCCGCTGCTCCCTCGCAATGGCATTGCCACATAG
- a CDS encoding SDR family oxidoreductase gives MKILVIGGTGLIGSKTVRLLLERGHEVISASPSSGVNTITGEGLAQAMAGTDVVLDLANSPSFEDAAVLEFFQTAGRNLLAAEEAAGVRHHLALSVVGTQDLGDSGYFRGKQAQEALIKASPIPYTIVHSTQFFEFLGGIAKSAGAEGTITLSTAFIQPIASPDVAAVMADVALGAPLNATLEIAGPDKVRMSELLSRYLRDVGDTRAVIGSPDAPYFGARLADDTLLPRGTARLGTIGYGDWLASQTAR, from the coding sequence ATGAAGATCCTCGTCATCGGCGGCACCGGCCTTATCGGCTCCAAGACCGTGCGCCTTCTTCTCGAGCGCGGCCATGAAGTCATTTCCGCCTCTCCCAGTTCTGGCGTCAACACCATCACCGGCGAGGGCCTGGCCCAGGCCATGGCCGGAACGGATGTGGTGCTGGACCTGGCCAATTCACCCTCCTTCGAGGATGCGGCCGTGCTCGAATTCTTCCAGACGGCGGGGCGCAACCTGCTGGCCGCAGAAGAAGCCGCAGGCGTTCGCCATCACCTCGCGCTCTCGGTGGTGGGCACGCAGGACCTTGGCGACAGCGGCTATTTCCGCGGCAAACAGGCACAGGAAGCCCTGATAAAAGCCTCGCCCATCCCCTATACCATCGTGCATTCGACCCAGTTTTTCGAATTCCTCGGCGGCATCGCCAAGTCGGCCGGCGCCGAGGGCACCATCACGCTCTCCACCGCCTTCATCCAGCCTATCGCATCGCCCGACGTTGCGGCGGTCATGGCCGATGTCGCTCTCGGCGCTCCGCTCAACGCTACCCTCGAAATCGCCGGTCCGGACAAGGTGCGCATGTCCGAGCTGCTGAGCCGGTATCTACGCGATGTCGGCGACACCCGCGCCGTGATCGGCAGCCCGGACGCCCCCTATTTCGGCGCCCGCCTCGCCGATGACACCCTGCTGCCGCGCGGTACGGCCCGCCTCGGCACCATTGGCTATGGCGACTGGCTCGCCAGCCAGACGGCGCGGTGA
- a CDS encoding carboxymuconolactone decarboxylase family protein — MKARLDDHLAKAPAAIKALMALEAALKGSSLETGLLELVKLRASQINGCAYCIHMHATSLRKSGESDMRLYLLDAWREAPHYTARERAALAWTERLTRLSETDIEEAEYEILEAAFTPEEQVNLTLAIGAINVWNRLQVGFAVPPPFPEDTHGA, encoded by the coding sequence ATGAAAGCACGATTGGACGACCACCTCGCCAAGGCTCCCGCCGCGATCAAGGCCTTGATGGCGCTTGAAGCCGCGCTCAAGGGGAGTAGTCTTGAAACGGGACTGCTGGAGCTGGTCAAGCTGCGCGCCTCGCAAATCAATGGCTGCGCCTATTGCATCCATATGCACGCCACCTCGCTGCGCAAATCGGGTGAAAGCGACATGCGACTCTACCTGCTGGATGCCTGGCGCGAGGCGCCACACTACACGGCACGCGAGCGAGCAGCCCTGGCCTGGACGGAGCGCCTCACGCGGCTATCGGAAACCGATATCGAGGAGGCTGAATATGAAATCCTCGAGGCCGCCTTCACGCCGGAGGAACAAGTCAACCTGACGCTGGCGATCGGCGCCATCAATGTGTGGAACCGCCTGCAGGTCGGCTTTGCCGTGCCCCCGCCCTTCCCCGAGGACACACATGGCGCCTGA
- a CDS encoding sigma-70 family RNA polymerase sigma factor, with protein MAPEQASDLFETHRPRLVRLGYRMLGGRAAAEDIVQDAWLRWSNTDQSAVNNVGAFLTRIVTRLCLDELKSARARRELYVGSWLPEPIIEPEEPGIDTDELTMTLMLALERLSPLERAAFLLHDVFGQPLEEIATTLGRDAPAVRQLASRARKHVQQARPRFPVAREDGDRIAQAFFSAAHSGDVTALRALLADDVVLHSDGGGKVFAFLRPIIGLEHVLRMYGGLYRKLGPDWTQFIRPAWIDGLPGYVSRERGAILQTTAFAIENGKITAIYMIRNPDKLTHIGG; from the coding sequence ATGGCGCCTGAGCAGGCTTCAGATCTGTTCGAGACGCACCGGCCCCGGCTGGTGCGTCTGGGCTATCGCATGCTCGGTGGCCGCGCCGCTGCCGAGGATATCGTGCAGGATGCCTGGCTGCGCTGGTCCAACACCGATCAGTCCGCGGTCAACAATGTGGGCGCCTTCCTCACCCGCATCGTTACCCGGCTCTGCCTCGATGAGCTGAAATCGGCCCGCGCCCGGCGCGAACTCTATGTCGGCAGCTGGCTGCCTGAACCCATCATCGAGCCGGAAGAACCGGGCATCGACACCGACGAGCTGACCATGACGCTCATGCTCGCGCTCGAACGCCTGTCGCCGCTCGAACGCGCCGCCTTCCTGCTGCACGATGTCTTCGGCCAGCCGCTCGAGGAGATTGCAACCACGCTTGGCCGCGACGCGCCCGCCGTGCGCCAGCTTGCCTCGCGCGCCCGAAAGCATGTGCAGCAGGCTCGCCCCCGTTTCCCCGTCGCCCGGGAGGATGGCGACCGTATTGCCCAGGCCTTCTTCTCCGCCGCCCATTCGGGCGATGTCACCGCGTTGCGGGCTCTGCTGGCCGACGATGTCGTGCTGCATTCGGACGGCGGCGGCAAGGTTTTCGCCTTCCTGCGCCCCATTATCGGCCTGGAGCATGTGCTGCGCATGTATGGCGGTCTCTACCGCAAGCTAGGCCCCGACTGGACCCAGTTCATCCGCCCGGCCTGGATCGATGGTCTGCCCGGCTATGTCAGCCGCGAACGGGGCGCTATCCTGCAAACCACGGCCTTTGCCATCGAAAACGGCAAGATCACCGCCATCTACATGATCCGCAATCCCGACAAGCTCACCCATATCGGCGGCTGA
- a CDS encoding multidrug effflux MFS transporter, translating to MGLSSIALDIMLAALPDIGRAMQTTAPNLAQLTVGVFLLGAAISAFFVGPVADAYGRRLPILTGLTLFVVASLLAPFAQSMEMLLALRLVQGIGVGTTRLSQAVLRDHYSGSEMAEAMSLSLMAFLILPVVAPLIGQGILVVAGWQAIFLTMAALGTAVLAWTWLKLPETLAAEDRRPLSLASIWAGLGIITRDRNAVGYGLAAMFLLGALYGFIATTQPVYGEAFGLGGFFPFAMAATAIVQSGAAFVCSRLIRRFGAPAIGLAALSSYVGFAAVLVLMHSLGTLSFWLFFLLVTAMMAMFTWADATLGALSMVNLGRVAGTAASAFGAIQALGATLLGSLIGQGYDGTPSSFVWGALVLGTFSLLAIAWARGAAQAS from the coding sequence ATGGGTCTCAGTTCCATTGCTCTCGACATCATGCTCGCCGCGCTGCCTGATATAGGTCGCGCGATGCAGACAACTGCGCCCAATCTGGCGCAGTTGACCGTTGGCGTATTCCTCCTGGGTGCAGCCATCTCGGCGTTCTTTGTCGGGCCGGTTGCTGACGCCTATGGACGCCGGCTGCCGATCCTGACTGGGCTGACATTGTTCGTGGTCGCTAGCCTACTGGCTCCATTCGCACAAAGCATGGAAATGCTGCTTGCTCTTCGCCTCGTCCAGGGTATCGGCGTTGGCACGACACGGCTTTCCCAAGCCGTGTTGCGGGATCATTACTCCGGCAGTGAAATGGCTGAAGCCATGTCACTCTCGCTGATGGCCTTTCTCATACTCCCCGTTGTTGCTCCCCTGATTGGTCAGGGCATATTGGTTGTTGCGGGCTGGCAGGCGATCTTTCTCACGATGGCCGCACTTGGGACGGCTGTGCTCGCCTGGACGTGGCTCAAGTTGCCCGAGACGCTGGCCGCGGAGGACCGGCGACCTCTCAGTTTGGCATCAATCTGGGCGGGCCTGGGCATCATCACACGCGACCGCAACGCCGTTGGCTACGGCCTGGCCGCCATGTTCCTGCTCGGTGCCCTTTATGGCTTTATCGCAACGACCCAGCCAGTCTATGGCGAAGCATTCGGTCTGGGCGGGTTTTTCCCGTTCGCCATGGCGGCAACCGCCATTGTCCAGTCGGGTGCAGCCTTCGTCTGTTCCCGTCTCATCCGGCGCTTCGGTGCGCCTGCCATTGGGCTGGCCGCCCTGTCGTCCTATGTCGGATTCGCGGCCGTGCTGGTGCTGATGCACTCTCTTGGGACGCTGTCATTCTGGCTGTTTTTCCTGCTGGTCACTGCCATGATGGCAATGTTTACCTGGGCCGACGCTACTCTGGGCGCGCTCTCGATGGTGAACCTGGGCAGGGTTGCCGGCACGGCTGCATCGGCATTCGGCGCTATCCAGGCGCTCGGGGCTACCCTGCTCGGTTCGCTCATCGGGCAGGGTTATGATGGGACACCTAGCTCCTTCGTTTGGGGAGCGCTCGTTCTGGGGACATTCTCGCTCCTAGCAATTGCCTGGGCGCGAGGTGCGGCTCAGGCGAGCTAG
- a CDS encoding DUF2188 domain-containing protein: MANHYVVAEQDRAWHYSFKGALVGPYTSKQAAIDAAIQQAQASGDGDIEVVVRDADMRSETVWRPK; encoded by the coding sequence ATGGCCAATCACTATGTCGTCGCCGAACAGGACCGCGCTTGGCACTATAGCTTCAAGGGTGCACTGGTGGGGCCCTATACATCCAAGCAAGCGGCCATCGACGCCGCCATCCAGCAGGCCCAGGCCTCGGGTGACGGCGATATCGAAGTGGTGGTGCGCGACGCCGATATGCGCAGCGAAACGGTGTGGCGGCCGAAATAG
- a CDS encoding biotin transporter BioY encodes MAVTLTTPNTLLGVFQPKGDAAKLASTLATVVLGTLLLTICAKINVPVWPVPVTLQSFAVAALAAAFGARIGVATVALYLVEGAFGLPVFALGGGLAYLVGPTSGFLFGFLAMAAIIGFAADRGASGKPLTLFAAMLAGGVVMFALGFAWLLAMSGQAGWIDQANVVGSAFAKAVQPFIIWDVLKMALAALTVTGAWGLFGKKR; translated from the coding sequence ATGGCCGTGACTTTGACCACGCCCAACACGCTGCTCGGCGTATTCCAGCCCAAGGGCGACGCTGCCAAGCTGGCATCCACTCTCGCCACGGTCGTGCTCGGCACGCTGCTGCTGACCATTTGTGCCAAGATCAATGTGCCGGTCTGGCCCGTGCCGGTGACGCTGCAGAGCTTTGCCGTTGCCGCGCTCGCTGCCGCTTTCGGCGCCCGTATCGGGGTTGCCACTGTCGCGCTTTACCTGGTTGAAGGCGCGTTTGGCCTGCCGGTCTTCGCGCTCGGCGGCGGCCTTGCCTATCTCGTTGGTCCCACCAGCGGGTTCCTGTTCGGCTTCCTCGCCATGGCCGCCATTATCGGCTTTGCCGCCGATCGCGGCGCTTCGGGCAAGCCGCTGACCCTGTTCGCCGCCATGCTGGCCGGCGGCGTGGTGATGTTCGCGCTCGGCTTTGCCTGGCTGCTCGCCATGTCCGGCCAGGCCGGCTGGATCGACCAGGCCAATGTGGTTGGCTCCGCCTTCGCCAAGGCCGTGCAGCCTTTCATCATCTGGGACGTGCTCAAAATGGCCCTGGCCGCCTTGACCGTGACCGGCGCCTGGGGCCTGTTCGGCAAGAAGCGCTGA